Proteins encoded within one genomic window of Gammaproteobacteria bacterium:
- a CDS encoding heavy metal translocating P-type ATPase, producing the protein MDCASEEAEIRRTLEKVAGIDGLNFRLGDRVLSVRSAPEAIPSVLQAIEDAGLRATVRQSGATTAASSRFAGLTREMMQLCAALLLALGAEAISFALPESSLSTVLQLVLSLAAIALSGLETYKKGLQALRKGRLNINALMSVAVTGAFLIGEWPEAATVMALYSIAELIEARAVDRARNAIKSLLALAPEEAQVRQGSGNWETVPSSSVAIGQVIRVRPGERLPLDGKIVKGASAINQAPVTGESLPVDKRVGDPVFAGTINEAAELEVEVSAVASDSTIARIIHAVEEAQGSRAPTQRFVDRFAAVYTPGVFFLALGVAIGAPLLFDWEWMAAIYKALVLLVVACPCALVISTPVTIVSALASAARRGVLVKGGVHMEGARKLSVIALDKTGTVTEGKPRLVHSATPGRSRPPDQEVQTLAASLASRSDHPVSRAIAAGLTGIPHKEVNEFTALAGRGVQGSIDGQTYFLGNHRLIEEKGLCGPKLEAELEAQEEQGRTVTLLATADRVLGIFAVADTIKESSKDAIANLHALGVATVMLTGDNQATANTIAQEAGIFAARGNLLPQDKLEAIKELQKSKGPTGMVGDGINDAPALAAADIGIAMGAAGTDTAIEAADLVVMNDDLRRLPETVSLSRKTHAVLAQNITLAIGIKAVFLVLAILGNTSMWMAVFADMGASLIVVANGLRLLQASNMNSLARTSQPPTADDGRENPGVRE; encoded by the coding sequence ATGGACTGTGCCTCCGAGGAGGCGGAGATCCGGCGCACCCTTGAGAAGGTGGCCGGCATTGATGGCCTGAACTTCCGTCTGGGAGATCGGGTACTGAGCGTACGCTCTGCCCCCGAGGCCATCCCATCCGTGCTGCAAGCTATTGAAGACGCCGGCCTGCGCGCAACAGTACGTCAGAGCGGCGCCACAACGGCTGCCTCTTCCCGTTTCGCCGGACTGACGCGAGAGATGATGCAGCTATGTGCTGCCCTACTACTCGCACTGGGCGCGGAGGCCATCTCGTTCGCACTTCCCGAAAGCTCGCTCAGTACGGTGCTGCAGCTCGTCCTGTCGCTCGCGGCGATCGCATTGTCGGGTCTGGAGACCTACAAGAAAGGCTTGCAGGCACTTCGCAAGGGTCGGCTCAACATCAACGCCCTGATGAGCGTAGCTGTCACGGGCGCGTTTCTGATCGGGGAATGGCCCGAAGCCGCAACGGTCATGGCGCTCTATTCGATCGCAGAGCTGATCGAGGCCCGTGCAGTAGATCGGGCGCGCAATGCCATCAAGTCCCTGCTGGCCCTCGCGCCCGAAGAAGCCCAAGTGCGCCAAGGCAGCGGCAACTGGGAAACCGTCCCCTCAAGCTCCGTGGCGATAGGCCAGGTCATCCGGGTCAGACCCGGTGAACGATTGCCGCTGGATGGCAAGATCGTCAAGGGCGCGAGCGCCATCAACCAGGCACCGGTGACGGGTGAATCCCTACCAGTGGACAAGCGGGTTGGCGACCCTGTATTCGCGGGAACGATCAACGAAGCCGCCGAGCTGGAGGTCGAGGTCTCGGCGGTGGCGAGCGATTCCACGATCGCGCGTATCATCCATGCGGTCGAAGAGGCTCAAGGCAGTCGCGCACCGACGCAGCGCTTCGTGGACCGGTTTGCGGCGGTCTACACGCCCGGCGTGTTCTTCCTGGCCCTGGGGGTGGCCATCGGCGCCCCGTTGCTGTTCGACTGGGAGTGGATGGCCGCAATCTACAAGGCACTGGTATTACTTGTGGTTGCCTGCCCCTGCGCACTGGTCATCAGCACGCCCGTCACGATCGTCAGCGCATTGGCAAGCGCAGCTCGTCGCGGCGTGCTGGTCAAAGGCGGCGTTCACATGGAAGGCGCCCGAAAGCTTTCGGTGATTGCGCTCGACAAGACGGGCACTGTAACGGAAGGGAAGCCGAGGCTGGTCCATTCCGCAACGCCAGGCCGATCCCGTCCGCCCGACCAAGAGGTGCAGACGCTGGCCGCCAGTCTCGCGTCTCGTTCGGATCACCCCGTCTCCCGCGCCATCGCGGCGGGACTCACTGGGATACCGCACAAAGAGGTGAACGAATTTACCGCTCTTGCGGGCCGTGGTGTTCAGGGCAGCATCGATGGCCAGACCTACTTCCTCGGTAACCATCGACTCATTGAGGAGAAGGGGTTATGCGGCCCGAAGCTCGAAGCTGAACTGGAAGCACAGGAGGAACAGGGACGTACCGTAACCTTGCTTGCAACGGCTGATCGCGTATTGGGCATCTTCGCGGTAGCAGACACGATCAAAGAGAGTTCCAAGGACGCCATTGCAAACCTGCATGCACTGGGCGTCGCCACCGTGATGCTCACTGGCGATAATCAGGCGACAGCCAACACCATCGCCCAGGAGGCTGGCATCTTTGCGGCCAGAGGGAATCTGCTGCCCCAGGACAAACTTGAAGCGATCAAGGAACTCCAGAAGTCCAAGGGGCCTACCGGCATGGTGGGTGACGGCATCAACGACGCTCCCGCACTGGCGGCTGCAGACATCGGCATCGCAATGGGCGCCGCGGGTACCGACACAGCCATAGAGGCAGCCGACCTGGTCGTGATGAACGACGATCTGCGACGCCTGCCAGAAACCGTCAGTCTCTCGCGAAAAACACACGCTGTTCTAGCACAGAACATCACGCTCGCGATCGGCATCAAGGCTGTGTTTCTGGTGCTAGCGATTCTTGGCAACACTTCCATGTGGATGGCTGTGTTTGCGGACATGGGCGCAAGCTTGATCGTCGTTGCAAACGGGCTTCGCCTGCTTCAGGCCAGCAACATGAATTCACTCGCACGTACGTCTCAGCCGCCGACTGCGGACGATGGCCGTGAAAACCCAGGAGTTCGCGAATGA
- a CDS encoding CusA/CzcA family heavy metal efflux RND transporter, whose product MLESLLRASIARRGVVMIAMLAIAALGVWSYQKLPIDAVPDITNVQVQINTQAPGSTPLEVEQRITVPIETAITGLPGLDYRRSLSRYGLSQITVVFKDGTDIYFARTLVNERLQSVRDRLPADVAPAMGPIATGLGEIYVYTVEADPEARQPDGTAYDPMALRSLQDWVIRPQLLQVEGVTEVNSIGGFAKQFHVQPDPARLLAFGLTFKDLAEALERNNANQGAGYLERNKEQLLVRIPGQLSGLQDIGELVIATRDGLPIRVRDVADISLGKELRSGAATRDGHETVLGTAVMLIGQNSRTVARSVAERLEVVNNSLPDGVRAVPAYDRTILVDKAIATVQKNLIEGAVLVIVVLFLLLGNLRAALLTAAVIPIAMLMTITGMVQTKVSANLMSLGALDFGLIVDGAVIIVENCLRRLSEESSARGTLTLRERLDTVYTSTAEVIRPSLFGVFIITVVYIPIFALEGVEGKMFHPMAQTVVIALVSALILSVTFVPAAVAFLFRGPVKEKHNIILSGARRGYEPLLRFALRARLAFVAGAVVLVVLCGLLASRMGSEFIPSLNEGDLSVQALRIPATGLTQSVEFQKQIETRLMQFPEVQTVFARTGTAEVATDPMPQNISDGYVMLKPQKEWPDPKKLKSTLSAEMEEALADLPGNAYEMSQPIQLRFNELISGVRSDFAVKIYGDDMDTLLATGNRLAGALRDVDGAADVKVEQVTGLPVLSVKPRLSALARYGIEPAIVQSVVATAIGGLQVGQIFEGDARYDIVIRLPERVRDDLHEIERLPIPLPSGGQVPLAELAELNISPGPNQVSREDGKRRLVVTANVRGRDLGNFVQDAQESIEAIRLPAGYWIDYGGTFEQLQSAASRLSIVVPVTLLLILALLILAFGSVKDALIIFSGVPLALTGGVLALWLRDIPLSISAGVGFIALSGVAVLNGLVMVSFIRSLLADGKELSDAIIEGALTRLRPVLMTALVASLGFVPMALNVGTGAEVQRPLATVVIGGIVSSTILTLLVLPGLYYLVHNRRNPKLGPTPIPAVET is encoded by the coding sequence ATGCTTGAATCCCTGCTGAGGGCGTCCATCGCCCGCCGGGGCGTAGTGATGATCGCCATGCTGGCCATCGCTGCCCTTGGAGTTTGGAGCTATCAGAAGCTTCCCATCGACGCCGTTCCCGACATTACCAACGTTCAAGTCCAGATCAACACCCAAGCTCCCGGCTCTACGCCGCTGGAAGTCGAACAACGCATCACGGTGCCCATTGAGACCGCCATCACCGGACTGCCTGGACTCGATTACCGGCGGTCACTCTCTCGTTACGGACTTTCGCAGATCACCGTGGTGTTCAAGGACGGCACGGACATCTACTTCGCCCGCACGCTGGTAAATGAACGCCTGCAATCGGTACGTGACCGATTGCCCGCAGACGTTGCGCCTGCGATGGGACCGATCGCGACAGGCCTTGGCGAGATCTACGTCTACACCGTTGAAGCCGATCCCGAGGCGCGTCAGCCCGACGGAACAGCCTACGATCCCATGGCATTGCGTTCTCTGCAGGACTGGGTTATCCGACCGCAGCTCTTGCAGGTCGAAGGTGTCACGGAGGTCAACTCCATTGGCGGCTTCGCCAAGCAGTTCCACGTGCAACCTGACCCTGCGCGCCTACTGGCATTCGGCCTGACCTTCAAGGATTTGGCTGAGGCACTGGAGCGCAACAATGCCAACCAAGGCGCAGGTTACCTGGAACGCAACAAGGAACAGTTGCTGGTTCGCATCCCAGGCCAGCTCTCCGGCCTTCAGGATATCGGTGAACTTGTCATCGCCACGCGCGACGGGCTACCCATCAGGGTGCGAGACGTTGCGGATATCAGCTTGGGCAAAGAACTGCGCTCCGGCGCCGCGACTCGCGATGGGCATGAAACCGTGCTCGGCACGGCGGTCATGCTGATCGGGCAGAACAGCCGTACGGTAGCCAGGTCTGTGGCCGAACGGCTGGAAGTGGTCAACAACTCCCTGCCTGACGGAGTCAGGGCCGTGCCGGCCTATGACCGTACCATTCTGGTGGACAAGGCCATTGCCACTGTTCAAAAGAACCTGATCGAAGGGGCCGTCCTCGTCATCGTTGTTCTTTTCCTACTATTGGGGAACCTGCGCGCGGCCCTGCTGACTGCCGCAGTCATTCCCATCGCCATGCTGATGACGATCACCGGCATGGTGCAAACCAAGGTGTCGGCAAATCTGATGAGTCTGGGCGCCTTGGACTTCGGGTTGATCGTTGACGGCGCCGTCATCATTGTCGAGAACTGCCTGCGACGCCTGTCTGAAGAGAGTTCTGCTCGGGGCACGCTAACGCTACGGGAGCGCTTGGACACGGTCTACACTTCCACTGCCGAAGTAATACGTCCAAGTCTGTTCGGCGTATTCATCATCACGGTTGTCTACATCCCGATCTTTGCGCTGGAGGGCGTGGAAGGAAAAATGTTCCATCCGATGGCCCAGACGGTGGTGATCGCTCTTGTGTCGGCGTTGATCCTGTCGGTGACCTTCGTACCGGCGGCCGTGGCCTTCCTATTCCGGGGTCCTGTCAAGGAGAAGCACAACATCATCCTGAGCGGCGCGCGGCGTGGATACGAACCACTGCTGCGCTTCGCGCTGCGCGCGCGCCTGGCATTCGTAGCAGGCGCCGTCGTGCTGGTAGTGCTCTGCGGCCTGCTCGCGTCGCGCATGGGCAGCGAGTTCATTCCCAGTCTGAACGAGGGCGATCTTTCCGTACAGGCTTTGCGCATACCGGCGACGGGTCTCACGCAATCGGTAGAGTTCCAGAAGCAGATCGAAACTCGCCTCATGCAGTTCCCGGAAGTGCAGACGGTGTTTGCGAGGACCGGAACAGCAGAGGTCGCGACAGACCCGATGCCGCAGAACATCTCTGATGGATACGTAATGCTCAAGCCTCAGAAGGAGTGGCCCGATCCGAAGAAGCTCAAATCCACTCTCTCGGCGGAAATGGAGGAGGCGCTGGCAGACCTGCCAGGCAACGCCTACGAAATGAGTCAGCCGATCCAGCTGCGATTCAACGAGCTGATCTCCGGCGTCCGTTCTGACTTTGCCGTGAAGATCTACGGTGACGACATGGACACGCTGCTGGCAACGGGTAATCGTCTCGCCGGTGCTCTGAGAGATGTGGATGGTGCGGCCGACGTGAAGGTCGAACAGGTAACGGGCCTGCCGGTCCTGTCAGTGAAGCCCCGTCTGTCAGCTCTTGCTCGCTACGGCATAGAGCCGGCGATCGTCCAGTCAGTCGTGGCAACCGCCATCGGCGGCTTGCAGGTCGGACAGATCTTCGAAGGCGACGCCCGTTACGACATCGTTATCCGGCTTCCAGAACGTGTCCGTGATGATCTGCACGAGATCGAGCGCCTGCCCATTCCGCTTCCCTCCGGTGGACAGGTCCCACTGGCAGAGCTTGCGGAACTGAACATCAGCCCCGGACCGAACCAAGTAAGCCGCGAAGACGGTAAGCGGCGCCTGGTTGTGACCGCCAACGTCCGGGGCCGGGATCTGGGCAATTTCGTGCAGGATGCGCAGGAGAGCATCGAAGCAATCAGGTTGCCAGCTGGCTACTGGATCGACTACGGCGGAACGTTTGAGCAGCTGCAGTCGGCCGCGAGCCGCCTTTCCATCGTCGTACCTGTGACGCTGCTACTGATCCTCGCGCTGCTGATCCTTGCCTTCGGCAGCGTCAAGGATGCTCTGATCATCTTTTCCGGAGTGCCTCTTGCACTTACCGGTGGCGTGCTGGCGCTGTGGCTCAGGGACATCCCGCTGTCCATCAGCGCCGGGGTGGGTTTCATCGCACTGTCCGGTGTCGCTGTACTGAACGGGCTGGTGATGGTGAGTTTCATCAGGAGCCTGCTCGCTGATGGGAAGGAGCTCTCGGACGCCATTATCGAGGGGGCGTTGACGCGCTTGCGGCCAGTGCTGATGACGGCGCTAGTCGCAAGCCTGGGTTTCGTGCCAATGGCGCTTAACGTCGGGACGGGCGCAGAGGTGCAGCGCCCACTGGCAACAGTCGTCATTGGCGGGATTGTCTCCTCGACGATTCTGACCCTGCTTGTGTTGCCGGGGTTGTACTACCTCGTCCATAACCGCCGAAATCCGAAACTTGGTCCAACGCCCATACCCGCAGTGGAGACGTGA
- a CDS encoding efflux RND transporter periplasmic adaptor subunit — protein sequence MTRAVAVLLATLLIGGCGDRSASETAASSEHAHEEGETHGDHEEHGDEAAGEHGEHEEGGHSEALQLTAEARKNAGIVVAAVGAGSISEVIPLYGVLKPNAEAVRSVAARFPGVVRSVSAVIGQTVKSGSPMATVESNESLQVYTVTSPLDGVVTERFTNVGEQAGSTPLFTVANLSTLWAELSLFPRDRTRIRVGQTVKIRVTDSDDTITGKVVFISPLGTSASQSLTARVVVDNRDGALTPGLYVRGDVAVSQTQVPLVVPASALQELEGGTSVFVEDEDGMEPRVVKTGRTDGTAVELLEGLKAGEQVVVEGSFVLKAELGKGEAEHEH from the coding sequence ATGACACGCGCTGTCGCAGTTCTACTTGCCACCCTGCTCATCGGTGGTTGTGGCGACAGATCTGCTTCCGAGACTGCAGCGTCTTCCGAGCATGCCCATGAGGAAGGCGAAACGCATGGCGATCATGAAGAGCATGGCGACGAAGCAGCGGGAGAGCACGGCGAGCACGAGGAAGGTGGCCACTCGGAAGCACTCCAGCTGACCGCAGAAGCTCGTAAGAATGCCGGCATCGTGGTCGCAGCAGTCGGAGCCGGAAGCATCTCAGAGGTAATCCCGCTCTACGGGGTACTGAAGCCGAATGCCGAGGCCGTTCGCAGCGTCGCCGCACGATTTCCAGGTGTCGTTCGGTCGGTCTCGGCGGTCATCGGGCAAACCGTGAAATCCGGCAGTCCTATGGCAACGGTGGAGAGCAATGAAAGCCTGCAGGTCTATACCGTCACAAGCCCACTGGACGGCGTGGTCACCGAACGCTTCACTAACGTTGGCGAGCAGGCCGGCAGCACTCCCCTGTTCACGGTCGCCAATTTGTCCACGCTCTGGGCTGAGCTGTCGCTGTTTCCTCGCGACCGCACCCGCATTCGTGTTGGTCAGACGGTCAAGATCCGCGTAACGGATAGCGACGACACGATCACCGGAAAGGTCGTGTTCATCTCCCCGCTGGGCACGAGCGCCTCGCAGAGTCTCACAGCGCGCGTGGTCGTCGACAACCGCGACGGCGCATTGACGCCAGGACTCTACGTCCGTGGAGACGTTGCTGTGAGCCAGACACAAGTTCCGTTAGTGGTACCTGCCAGCGCACTGCAAGAACTCGAAGGCGGCACCTCGGTGTTCGTGGAAGACGAGGATGGAATGGAGCCCCGGGTAGTCAAGACGGGACGTACGGACGGCACAGCCGTAGAACTTCTGGAGGGACTCAAAGCCGGAGAACAGGTGGTCGTAGAAGGTAGCTTCGTGCTCAAGGCAGAGCTCGGTAAGGGCGAGGCCGAACATGAACATTGA